Below is a genomic region from Actinomadura sp. NAK00032.
AACGCCTATGACGGCTTCTCGAAGAGACGGCCGGCCGCCTCCGGAGGAGTCGTCTTCGCGGTGGTCAGTGACGGCACCCTGCGCGCGGTCGACGCGGAGAACGGCGCGGACCTCTGGCGCCTGAAGGTCGGGGACCAGATGGAGACGTCCCCCATCGCCGTGAACGGAACCGTCTACTACGGCGTCCGGGACGGTTCCCTGCACGCGGTGAACGCCGCGACGGGCCGGTACGCATGGAAGCAGGGCTTCGAGGGCGCCTCCTGGGACCCCGCCATCGTCGGCGGAGCCGGTGCCCCGATCGTCGAGGACGGCGTCGTCTACTTCGAGAACGACGGCTACGTGTGCGCCTTCGACGCCGCCACCGGCAAGCCCCTGTGGAGGCACAAGCCGGGTGTGGACGAGGCCGATCTGCTGTCCGTCAAGAACGGGACGGTGCTGTTCAGCGACGGTAGCGACGAGGGGGCCGGCAACATCTACGCACTCGACGCCCGCAACGGCACCCGCCTGTGGAAGGAGCACGTGGGCGGGAGCCTGAGCCTCATCGAGGGCCGGCTCTACGTCGAGGGAGACGAGGCTCTGCGCGTGTACTCGGACGCTGGCTGATGCGGGAGGAAAGCGGAGTGGAGCCGTGCGCGCCCCTGGAGGCGGGCGACCCGGAGCAGCTCGGGCCGTACCGGATCGCCGGGCGGCTCGGCGGCGGCGGGATGGGCCAGGTGTTCCTGGCGTCGTCGCCGGGCGGGCGCGCGGTCGCGGTGAAGGTGGTGCGGGCCGAGCTGGCGGAGGACGCCGGGTTCCGGCGCCGGTTCGTCCGGGAGGTCGAGGCGGCCCGCCGCGTGAGCGGCCCCTTCACCGCCGCCGTGGTGGACGCCGACCCGGACGGGACGCCGCCCTGGCTGGCCACCGAGTACGTGCCCGGCCTGTCGCTGAAGGCCGCGATCGACGCGCACGGCGCCCTGCCGGACGGGACGGTCCGGTCCCTGGGCGCGGCGCTCGCGGAGGCGCTGGAGAGTGTGCACGCCGCCGGTGTGGTGCACCGCGACCTCAAGCCGTCGAACGTGCTGCTGGGCGCGGACGGCCCGCGCCTGATCGACTTCGGGATCGCGCTGGCGTCCGAGGGCACCCGGCTGACGGTGACCGGGGCGATGGTCGGCACGCCCGGCTTCATGTCCCCGGAGCAGTTGCGGGGCGGCGCGGTCGGCCCGCCGAGCGACGTCTTCGCCCTCGGCGCCGTCCTGGCGTACGCGGCGACCGGGGCCGGACCGTTCGGTGGGGGCTCCGTCCACGCGCTGAACTACCGGGTCGTCCACGGGGCTCCCGACCTCACCGGCGTCCCGCCCGGCCTGGCGGACGTCGTGGCCCGCTGCCTGGACAAGGACCCCGGCCGTCGTCCCAGCGTCCCCGCCCTGGTCGAGGAACTGGGCCGGGCATCGCTCGCGTGGCCGCCGGTCGGAGCCGGCTGGCTGCCCGAACCGCTGACGACCGAGATCACCCGAACGGTCCCCGCGCCGCCGCCCGCCCCCACCGCCGTCGTCGTGACGGCGCCGTACCAGGGCCCGCCTCCAGGGCCTGCTCCCCGGCGGTTGCTCACACGGGGCCGTGCCCTGACCGGCCTCGCCGCCGTGACCGTTCTCGTCACCGTCGCCACCACGCTGCTCCTCACCGGCGGAGAGCCGGACGCCGACCGGAAAGGCCGCACCGACCGCGCCGCCGAGCCCAGCCCGCCCGTCCTGAAGCAGCTGTGGACCTACCCCGGCGACCCGGCCTGGCCGCCGCAGATCAAGGACGGGACGCTGTACTTCGGCGACGGCGACGGAGTCATCCACGCCGTGGACGCCCGGACCGGCGACGCCCGCTGGACGCGCGACCGGGCCTGGGGCGGCGGCAACTCCATGATCATCGCCGGGAGGCGCGTCTACGTCGGCGGTTACGCGGACTCCTCCCGCGACAGCGACAGCAGCCGCGTGTTCGCCCTGGACACCGGTTCCGGCCGTCGGCTGTGGGAGCACCCCGACGGCACGCTGCTGCTCGGCGAAGCGCAGTCAGGTCGGCACATGTACCTCTTCCACCGGTCCGATAGCAGGAAGTCGCTGGTGTACGCGCTGAACACCGGCACCGGCAAGAGGGCCTGGAGCCACGAAGCCGGGATCGTCTGGGAGATGACCGCCCACGGGAACGTCGTCTACTACGTCGCGAGCAGTTACGACGAGCCGGGCCCGCAACTCCACGCGCTGAACGCCGACACCGGCAAGCGGCTGTGGAAGGCTCCCTTCGCGAACGACCTCGCTGGCCGGCCGGAGTCGCTGAACGTGATCGGCGGCGTCCTGTACGGGATCGGTGAGGACGGCACCGTCTCGGCCCGCGACCCAGGCAACGGTGCGCCCCTCTGGAACACCCCAACGGGCCTTCGCGACTTCTCGGATTCGGGGCTCCCCGTGGTGTCCGGTGGGGTCGTCTACGTCAGCGGTAACGCCGATACCCAGGGAAACAAGGGGCAGGCGGTCGCGTTCAACGCGAAGACCGGCGCGGTGTTGTGGCGCCGTGAGCTTCCCCAGGTGAGCTCCTCACCCACCCTCTCGTCCGGGACGGTCTATGTCGCCACGAAGACCGGCGAACTGCACCTCCTGAACGCCGGTGACGGCACCTCCCTGGGGAAGGTCCAGTTGGCGGACGACCGCGACCCCACCGCGCTGGTGTCCGGCGGAGTGGTCTACTTCAGCGCCGGTGATGGCCACCTGCGCGCGGCCACCATCACCCACTGACCCCACCCGCCGCCGTCCACTCCGGGTCGCGGCCCAGGAGGGCGGCGAGGTTGTCGATCGCGGGACGGTCCGGATCCTCGGCTAGCGGCGGGCTGTAGACGCCGCCGGGCCCGTTGAGGGGACTGCCCGGAGCGGTGTTGGCGCGGGCCAGCGGCAGTGCTGCTTCGGCCAGGCGGGACGGCACGACGGGCGTGGTCCGCAGCGCGCGCGCCAGATCCCAGCGGTGGACCAGCATGTCGACGGTGTGGACGCCGAGCACCAGTTCGGTCGGTGTCGGGCCGCGCTGCGGCAGGTTCACGGTCTCACCGGCCTGCTCCAGCACGGCGAGGCAGCGGGCGGCGATGCGGGCGAAGTCGTCGCGAGGGTCCGCGCTCGCTTCGACGGGCGGCAGCGCCGTCCGGGCGATGGCCTCGTGCCGCTCGTTCATGTGGCGGAGCAGGTCGGCGACCGTCCACCCCTCGCAGGGTGTCGGGCCGTCCATCGCGGAGTCGGGGACAAGGGCGACATCGTGGCCCAGCAGGGCGAGCGCGATGGCGTCGAGCCGGAGCAGATCGGTCATGTCGGACGCTCCTCATTTGGCGAACGGTCGTACGCCAAAATAGCGTACGGCCGTTCGCTAGTGTGGGGCCATGTCTCCTCGTCACTCGGCGGCCGAAGCGGCCCGGACCCGCGACCGGATCGTGCGGGCCGCGATGCGGGACGCCTCTCGGCTGGGGCTGGAGGGGCTGACCCTCGGCACGCTCGCGGGGCGGCTCGGCATGAGCAAGGCGGGCCTGGTCGGCCCGTTCGGCTCCCGCGACCGCCTGCAGATGGCCGCGCTCGACCAGGCCGGCGAGGTCTTCCGCGCGGCGGTCGTCGCCCCCCTGGCGGACCTGCCGCCCGGCCCCGAGCGCCTGGGCCGGCTGATCGACGGCTGGGTCGGCTACCTGGCCGACTGCCCGTTCCCCGGCGGCTGCTTCCTCACCGCCGCGTCGGCCGAACTGGACGGGCGGCCGGGACCGCTGCGCGACCGGCTGCGCGAGATCGTCGCGTCCCAGCGCCGGGCGCTGACGGCCGAGATCGCCGCCGCCCAGGCCGGACTGCCCGGCCCGCACCGCCCCGCCGAGGAGGTCGCCACGGTGATCGCCGGCCTGGCCATGGCGGCCAACCAGGAGATCCAGCTGCTGGAGGACGCCTCGGCGCCGGCCCGCGCCCGCGCCGCCATGCGC
It encodes:
- a CDS encoding PQQ-binding-like beta-propeller repeat protein; the protein is MEPCAPLEAGDPEQLGPYRIAGRLGGGGMGQVFLASSPGGRAVAVKVVRAELAEDAGFRRRFVREVEAARRVSGPFTAAVVDADPDGTPPWLATEYVPGLSLKAAIDAHGALPDGTVRSLGAALAEALESVHAAGVVHRDLKPSNVLLGADGPRLIDFGIALASEGTRLTVTGAMVGTPGFMSPEQLRGGAVGPPSDVFALGAVLAYAATGAGPFGGGSVHALNYRVVHGAPDLTGVPPGLADVVARCLDKDPGRRPSVPALVEELGRASLAWPPVGAGWLPEPLTTEITRTVPAPPPAPTAVVVTAPYQGPPPGPAPRRLLTRGRALTGLAAVTVLVTVATTLLLTGGEPDADRKGRTDRAAEPSPPVLKQLWTYPGDPAWPPQIKDGTLYFGDGDGVIHAVDARTGDARWTRDRAWGGGNSMIIAGRRVYVGGYADSSRDSDSSRVFALDTGSGRRLWEHPDGTLLLGEAQSGRHMYLFHRSDSRKSLVYALNTGTGKRAWSHEAGIVWEMTAHGNVVYYVASSYDEPGPQLHALNADTGKRLWKAPFANDLAGRPESLNVIGGVLYGIGEDGTVSARDPGNGAPLWNTPTGLRDFSDSGLPVVSGGVVYVSGNADTQGNKGQAVAFNAKTGAVLWRRELPQVSSSPTLSSGTVYVATKTGELHLLNAGDGTSLGKVQLADDRDPTALVSGGVVYFSAGDGHLRAATITH
- a CDS encoding TIGR03086 family metal-binding protein, translating into MTDLLRLDAIALALLGHDVALVPDSAMDGPTPCEGWTVADLLRHMNERHEAIARTALPPVEASADPRDDFARIAARCLAVLEQAGETVNLPQRGPTPTELVLGVHTVDMLVHRWDLARALRTTPVVPSRLAEAALPLARANTAPGSPLNGPGGVYSPPLAEDPDRPAIDNLAALLGRDPEWTAAGGVSG
- a CDS encoding TetR/AcrR family transcriptional regulator; this translates as MSPRHSAAEAARTRDRIVRAAMRDASRLGLEGLTLGTLAGRLGMSKAGLVGPFGSRDRLQMAALDQAGEVFRAAVVAPLADLPPGPERLGRLIDGWVGYLADCPFPGGCFLTAASAELDGRPGPLRDRLREIVASQRRALTAEIAAAQAGLPGPHRPAEEVATVIAGLAMAANQEIQLLEDASAPARARAAMRHAAGLAA